One genomic segment of Acinetobacter oleivorans DR1 includes these proteins:
- the tssK gene encoding type VI secretion system baseplate subunit TssK translates to MFKAEKVLWGEGLFLRPQHFQIQDTYHEQRLNHTVRAVVPFSYGIQKLSFDEAQLSTHILALESVEMIWQDGEIYQAPAYDLLPEPILLDDLNLRGEMLIYLALPLLQANKQNLIDQNQAQKGRYQSHLVETHDLFTNATEADISLLRRRAVFKLLDVHSNPDHNLDGFLYLPIGKIKRQSSGAFEIDRKFIPPILHVDASETLISNLKRTLNVIKAKIKTIQTNNRENEQKLIEFRSGDIVSFWLVNALNTAHAGLNHFVQYPQIHPERLFFELLRLAGSLLTFSTAYDVDQLPAYKHHNLQESFSQLDTILRDLLDTIISSRYISIALKEIRPSYWVGSLETDKITRDTRLYIAVSSSAMQTHELIQIVPLRFKIGSTLDVEQRVVAALPAIPLHHLIQVPTAIPVRSGVSYFEIEPHHELYQRMLDSETICIYVPAGFQDISIELIAVMNA, encoded by the coding sequence ATGTTTAAAGCTGAAAAAGTCCTTTGGGGCGAAGGTTTATTTTTAAGACCTCAACATTTCCAAATTCAAGATACCTACCATGAACAACGCTTGAATCATACGGTTCGTGCGGTCGTACCGTTTTCATATGGTATTCAGAAATTAAGTTTCGATGAGGCTCAATTGAGCACACATATTCTTGCTCTTGAGTCTGTAGAGATGATCTGGCAAGACGGTGAAATTTATCAGGCACCTGCATATGATTTATTGCCTGAGCCAATTTTATTGGATGATCTTAATTTACGTGGTGAGATGCTAATTTATTTAGCATTGCCACTCTTGCAAGCAAATAAGCAAAATCTAATTGATCAAAACCAAGCACAAAAGGGCAGATATCAATCTCACCTTGTCGAAACGCATGATCTTTTCACTAACGCTACCGAAGCAGATATTAGTTTGCTACGCCGCCGTGCTGTTTTTAAATTATTAGATGTACATAGTAACCCAGACCATAATCTAGATGGTTTTTTATATCTGCCGATTGGAAAGATTAAACGTCAAAGTTCGGGTGCTTTTGAAATTGATCGAAAGTTTATTCCACCAATTTTGCATGTAGATGCATCAGAAACACTTATTTCAAATTTAAAAAGAACACTGAACGTTATTAAGGCAAAAATTAAGACGATTCAAACCAATAACCGAGAAAATGAACAGAAATTAATTGAATTCCGTTCAGGTGATATCGTTTCGTTCTGGTTAGTAAATGCGTTAAATACAGCTCATGCTGGTCTAAATCATTTTGTGCAATATCCACAAATTCATCCAGAGCGTTTGTTCTTCGAATTATTGCGTTTAGCAGGTTCATTATTAACGTTCTCGACGGCCTATGATGTCGATCAGTTGCCTGCCTATAAGCACCATAATTTACAAGAAAGTTTCTCGCAGTTAGACACGATTCTACGTGATTTGCTCGATACGATTATTTCGAGTCGATATATCAGTATTGCACTTAAAGAGATCCGACCTTCATATTGGGTGGGAAGTCTTGAGACCGATAAGATTACTCGAGATACTCGACTTTATATTGCAGTATCAAGTAGCGCAATGCAGACACATGAATTAATCCAGATTGTGCCTTTACGATTCAAGATCGGTAGTACTTTAGATGTAGAACAACGTGTAGTTGCTGCATTACCTGCGATTCCATTGCATCACTTAATTCAAGTTCCAACAGCAATACCGGTACGTTCTGGTGTGAGCTATTTCGAGATTGAACCACATCATGAGCTTTATCAGCGCATGTTAGATTCAGAGACGATTTGTATTTATGTTCCGGCTGGTTTCCAAGATATCAGTATTGAACTGATTGCGGTCATGAACGCTTAA
- the tssA gene encoding type VI secretion system protein TssA translates to MNIDISELLEPISDSLPCGDDFSFSNEFHEIKKAKTQDDLLLDQGDWVAERKQADWDFVSNKTSVLLKENTKDIRLLTWLIEAWTHLYGFEGMAKGLTLSHTLLNQYWQEIHPVIEDDDLDQRIGLLQGLINQLPGLLKKVSLTNTVPYYNLLDYDNFLYHENIRRKQTEEYDSQSGPSELEQFDQAIFNTSKTFQYSNYQDFSSVLTEWDVLKQTLDHLMGLDSPSFGAIDSAFETIHSTLRKIYKAEAFGTGLTPVQEQATVITSSSMENQVPVQVVSDQPAFQPQAQTHLANREQAMKVLQEIADYFQANEPHSPVSYMLQKTIKWSQMPLHEWLAQVIKDEHPLQMVQEMLGVQPKNEYE, encoded by the coding sequence ATGAATATTGATATTTCTGAACTCCTTGAACCCATTAGCGATAGCTTACCTTGTGGTGATGACTTTTCATTTTCTAATGAATTTCATGAAATCAAAAAGGCGAAAACACAAGATGATCTATTGCTAGATCAAGGCGATTGGGTTGCTGAGCGAAAACAAGCCGACTGGGATTTTGTATCAAATAAAACGAGTGTTTTGCTAAAAGAGAATACTAAAGATATTCGTCTATTAACTTGGCTCATAGAGGCTTGGACTCATCTTTACGGTTTTGAAGGTATGGCGAAAGGCTTAACTTTAAGCCATACCTTACTTAATCAATACTGGCAGGAAATTCATCCTGTTATTGAAGATGATGACTTAGATCAACGCATTGGTTTATTACAGGGTTTAATTAATCAGTTGCCTGGCTTGTTGAAGAAAGTCTCTTTAACCAATACAGTGCCTTATTACAATTTGCTTGATTACGATAATTTTCTATATCACGAGAACATTCGTCGTAAGCAAACTGAAGAGTACGATAGTCAGTCGGGACCATCGGAGTTAGAGCAGTTCGATCAAGCTATATTCAATACGTCTAAAACTTTTCAATATTCTAATTATCAAGATTTTAGCTCAGTCTTAACCGAGTGGGATGTTTTAAAGCAAACCCTTGACCATTTAATGGGACTCGACTCACCAAGTTTTGGTGCAATTGATTCAGCATTTGAAACCATTCACAGCACATTACGCAAGATTTATAAAGCAGAAGCTTTTGGTACTGGACTTACGCCAGTCCAAGAGCAGGCGACTGTCATCACGAGTTCATCTATGGAAAATCAAGTGCCTGTACAAGTTGTTTCAGATCAGCCTGCTTTTCAGCCTCAAGCTCAAACACACTTGGCGAATCGTGAGCAAGCAATGAAAGTGCTGCAAGAAATTGCGGATTACTTTCAGGCAAACGAGCCTCATAGTCCTGTGAGTTATATGCTTCAAAAAACCATTAAATGGAGTCAAATGCCGTTACATGAATGGCTAGCACAAGTCATTAAAGATGAGCATCCATTACAAATGGTTCAGGAAATGTTAGGTGTGCAGCCTAAAAATGAATACGAATAA
- the icmH gene encoding type IVB secretion system protein IcmH/DotU, which produces MSQSTGAPSLFDDGQIGTGGNNNSQSQAKLQAINLIDLLHDGFYLVFLIRNQYVPADAQQFREKILNLLNQFEQQAKKLQFSADDIHDAKYAFCALIDETIVTQQDPSYFNLQNAWLISPLQLSLFGSQLAGYRFFEILEQLRSRGKERLAALEVFHYCLLLGFQGKYRIESTESLNHLVSRVGDEIDYLKGKKVAFSPFSAIPDQIRNIIHREVPFFWILIFLLIFALLTFAGLRFMLNNQNDKALSNYQNVISAPQEQAHITIYLP; this is translated from the coding sequence ATGTCACAATCCACAGGTGCTCCTTCTTTATTTGATGATGGGCAGATTGGAACGGGCGGGAACAATAATAGCCAGTCTCAAGCAAAACTACAGGCAATCAATCTTATTGATTTATTGCATGACGGCTTTTATTTGGTTTTCTTGATTCGAAATCAGTATGTGCCAGCAGATGCTCAGCAATTTCGTGAAAAAATCTTAAATTTACTCAATCAATTTGAGCAACAAGCCAAAAAGTTACAATTTTCAGCTGATGATATTCATGATGCTAAATATGCATTCTGTGCTTTGATTGATGAAACGATCGTAACGCAACAAGACCCAAGTTATTTTAATTTGCAAAATGCTTGGTTAATTAGCCCGTTACAATTGAGCTTGTTTGGTTCTCAGTTAGCGGGTTATCGCTTCTTTGAAATATTGGAGCAATTACGTAGCCGTGGAAAAGAACGTCTAGCTGCTTTAGAAGTATTTCATTACTGCCTTTTATTAGGTTTTCAGGGTAAGTACCGAATCGAATCTACGGAAAGTCTCAACCATTTAGTATCAAGAGTCGGTGACGAAATTGACTATTTGAAAGGGAAAAAAGTTGCTTTTTCGCCGTTCTCGGCCATTCCCGATCAGATACGAAATATTATTCATCGTGAAGTACCTTTCTTTTGGATTTTGATCTTTTTATTGATTTTTGCATTGCTTACCTTTGCAGGGCTAAGATTTATGCTGAATAATCAAAATGATAAAGCATTATCTAATTATCAAAATGTGATTTCTGCTCCTCAAGAGCAAGCACATATTACAATTTATTTACCTTGA